From the Micromonospora sediminicola genome, one window contains:
- a CDS encoding alanine--tRNA ligase-related protein, which produces MTPDEITRIFHDHYHRHGHRDAPESSLVPPPGDPVLFTTSGMHPLTPYLLGRPHPGGRRLVDVQRCLRTTDLDEVGDRTHLTVFQMLGSWSLGDYDIATSLRWGYELLTGGYGIPAGRLHATVHAGSPTDGVGPDETARDTWSGLGVPVEALGEDNWWSNGPTGPCGPDSEIFVWTGDGPPTGTPSGDERWVEVWNHVQMRYHRHPDGRLTPLPLVSIDTGMGLERLEMVLRGDRSVFTGDGLRPWVETVRDRWDLRGTDLRVVADHLRCAVVVLGDGVRPSNTGRGYVLRRLLRRALTVLWRDDPERSLDELPATLHADTSRRFRQHVDPGPLRQALADEEHRFRGLLRRGRPLVDRVRARGPLTERDYHWLHDTHGLPRDLVDGLLGGAAG; this is translated from the coding sequence ATGACCCCCGACGAGATCACCCGGATCTTCCACGACCACTACCACCGGCACGGCCATCGGGACGCGCCGGAGAGTTCGCTGGTCCCGCCGCCCGGCGACCCGGTGCTGTTCACCACGTCCGGCATGCACCCGCTCACGCCGTACCTGCTGGGGCGCCCGCACCCGGGCGGACGCCGCCTGGTCGACGTGCAGCGGTGCCTGCGCACCACGGACCTGGACGAGGTGGGTGACCGCACTCACCTGACCGTGTTCCAGATGCTCGGCTCGTGGTCGCTCGGCGACTACGACATCGCGACCAGCCTGCGCTGGGGCTACGAGCTGCTCACCGGCGGGTACGGCATCCCGGCGGGCCGGCTGCACGCGACCGTCCACGCGGGGAGCCCCACGGACGGCGTCGGCCCGGACGAGACCGCGCGGGACACCTGGAGCGGGCTCGGCGTGCCGGTCGAGGCGCTCGGCGAGGACAACTGGTGGTCCAACGGCCCGACCGGCCCCTGTGGACCGGACTCGGAGATCTTCGTGTGGACCGGCGACGGGCCGCCCACCGGCACCCCGAGCGGCGACGAGCGCTGGGTGGAGGTGTGGAACCACGTCCAGATGCGCTACCACCGCCACCCCGACGGCCGGCTCACCCCGCTGCCGCTGGTCAGCATCGACACCGGCATGGGGTTGGAGCGGCTGGAGATGGTGCTGCGCGGCGACCGGTCGGTGTTCACCGGCGACGGGCTGCGCCCGTGGGTGGAGACGGTCCGCGACCGGTGGGACCTGCGCGGCACGGACCTGCGGGTGGTCGCGGACCACCTGCGCTGCGCGGTGGTCGTGCTCGGCGACGGGGTCCGGCCGAGCAACACCGGCCGGGGGTACGTGCTGCGTCGGCTGCTGCGCCGCGCGCTGACCGTGCTGTGGCGCGACGACCCGGAGCGGAGCCTGGACGAGCTGCCCGCGACGCTGCACGCGGACACGTCGCGCCGGTTCCGTCAGCACGTCGACCCCGGCCCGCTGCGGCAGGCGCTGGCGGACGAGGAACACCGCTTCCGGGGGCTGCTGCGACGGGGCCGGCCGCTGGTCGACCGGGTGCGCGCGCGGGGCCCGCTGACCGAACGCGACTACCACTGGTTGCACGACACCCACGGGCTGCCCCGCGACCTCGTCGACGGCCTGCTCGGTGGGGCGGCCGGCTGA
- a CDS encoding glycosyltransferase family 4 protein, translating into MDRDAATPRAGRRVVMLVDNAVEGDSRVQKAARSAADAGWDVTLLGCAHVDAERRWRLGDAEVRVLPLDAPRPAPPGASGSPGGVAGLRRRLVARGGLPLRAARLARRPVEHAQVRYWRARLGDRAWRRLEPGLWGYERLAGPVVDAVRPDLIHAHDFRMLGVAARAVERARAQGRDVKLVWDAHEWLPGARPRRDNARWLPAHLGYVREYVGHADAVVTVSDTLADLLVRDHDLPQRPTVVLNAPVATAEPAAVPTPVGGSVVLAAPVGGSVVGAGPVAAAVDAGGAPDLRARCGLAADTPLLVYSGAMAPQRGVDTVVEALPRLPGVHLALVVGDPAAGYVRQVVARAARHGVDDRVHVLPYVPHRQLVAFLAAADVGLIPLHHWPNHEIALITKFFEYAHARLPIVVSDVRTMADTVRATGQGEVFRARDAADLARAVRAVLADPGRYRAVYDRPDSPLPGWTWEAQAERLDALYRRLLTPATAPTP; encoded by the coding sequence ATGGACCGCGACGCCGCGACGCCGCGCGCCGGCCGCCGGGTGGTGATGCTGGTCGACAACGCCGTCGAGGGTGACTCGCGGGTGCAGAAGGCCGCCCGGTCCGCTGCCGACGCCGGGTGGGACGTGACCCTGCTCGGTTGCGCCCACGTCGACGCCGAGCGCCGCTGGCGGCTCGGCGACGCCGAGGTGCGTGTCCTGCCGCTCGACGCCCCCCGTCCCGCCCCGCCCGGCGCGTCCGGGTCCCCAGGCGGCGTGGCCGGGCTGCGGCGGCGTCTGGTGGCCCGGGGCGGGCTGCCGCTGCGGGCCGCCCGGCTGGCCCGCCGGCCCGTCGAGCACGCCCAGGTCCGCTACTGGCGGGCGCGGCTCGGCGACCGGGCCTGGCGCCGGCTGGAGCCCGGGCTCTGGGGGTACGAGCGGCTCGCCGGCCCGGTCGTCGACGCGGTGCGCCCCGACCTGATCCACGCGCACGACTTCCGGATGCTCGGCGTGGCCGCCCGCGCCGTGGAGCGCGCCCGCGCGCAGGGACGCGACGTCAAGCTGGTCTGGGACGCGCACGAGTGGCTGCCCGGCGCCCGGCCCCGCCGCGACAACGCCCGCTGGCTGCCCGCCCACCTCGGCTACGTCCGCGAGTACGTCGGCCACGCCGACGCCGTCGTCACCGTCTCCGACACCCTCGCCGACCTGCTGGTCCGCGACCACGACCTGCCGCAGCGCCCGACCGTCGTGCTCAACGCCCCGGTCGCGACGGCCGAACCGGCGGCCGTACCGACGCCGGTCGGCGGATCCGTGGTGCTCGCTGCGCCGGTCGGTGGATCCGTGGTCGGCGCTGGGCCGGTCGCCGCCGCGGTGGACGCCGGGGGCGCACCCGACCTGAGGGCGCGCTGCGGCCTGGCCGCCGACACCCCGCTGCTGGTCTACAGCGGCGCGATGGCCCCGCAGCGGGGCGTCGACACCGTCGTCGAGGCGCTGCCCCGGCTGCCCGGCGTGCACCTGGCGCTGGTCGTCGGCGACCCCGCCGCCGGGTACGTCCGCCAGGTCGTGGCCCGCGCCGCCCGGCACGGCGTCGACGACCGGGTGCACGTGCTGCCGTACGTGCCGCACCGGCAGCTCGTCGCGTTCCTCGCCGCCGCCGACGTCGGGCTCATCCCGCTGCACCACTGGCCCAACCACGAGATCGCGCTGATCACCAAGTTCTTCGAGTACGCGCACGCTCGGCTGCCGATCGTGGTCAGCGACGTACGCACCATGGCCGACACGGTCCGGGCCACCGGCCAGGGCGAGGTGTTCCGGGCCCGGGACGCCGCCGACCTGGCCCGCGCGGTCCGGGCGGTGCTCGCCGACCCGGGGCGCTACCGCGCCGTCTACGACCGACCGGACTCACCGCTGCCCGGATGGACCTGGGAGGCGCAGGCCGAACGCCTCGACGCGCTCTACCGCCGCCTACTCACCCCCGCGACCGCCCCCACCCCCTGA
- a CDS encoding fatty acid desaturase family protein, with protein sequence MTVIQKKADNPIAHLSAEDIEIIGKELDAIRDRVLADRGERDARYIRKVIKTQRTLEISSRAVLLFSLFPPAWIVGTAGLTVAKILDNMEIGHNVLHGQWDWMRDPKIHSTTWEWDHVSPADQWKQSHNELHHRFTNVVGKDNDLGYGIMRVDEDQPWHPMHLGQPVWNLLNACFFEYGIAAYDMELGDHLKQKRLKDPAFRAKARAVGRKIRRQVLKDYVVHPLLSGPSFLSTLAATFTANLLRNVWSHSVIMCGHFPNGVETFEKTSIEGETRGEWYLRQMLGSANISGPRLLHLMTGNLSFQIEHHLFPDLPSNRYQEIAPQVRALFDRYGLRYTTGPLPKQVASAWWKVIRLSLPNRRDRRQPAAPGPLVASGAV encoded by the coding sequence GTGACCGTGATCCAGAAGAAGGCCGACAACCCGATCGCCCACCTGAGCGCCGAGGACATCGAGATCATCGGCAAGGAACTGGACGCGATCCGGGACCGGGTCCTCGCCGACCGGGGGGAGCGGGACGCCCGCTACATCCGCAAGGTGATCAAGACCCAGCGGACGCTGGAGATCAGCAGTCGGGCGGTGCTGCTCTTCTCGCTGTTCCCGCCGGCCTGGATCGTCGGCACGGCCGGCCTCACGGTCGCCAAGATCCTCGACAACATGGAGATCGGGCACAACGTCCTGCACGGCCAGTGGGACTGGATGCGTGACCCGAAGATCCACTCCACCACCTGGGAGTGGGACCACGTCTCCCCGGCCGACCAGTGGAAGCAGTCGCACAACGAGCTGCACCACCGCTTCACCAACGTGGTCGGCAAGGACAACGACCTCGGGTACGGCATCATGCGCGTCGACGAGGATCAGCCCTGGCACCCGATGCACCTGGGCCAGCCGGTGTGGAACCTGCTCAACGCGTGCTTCTTCGAGTACGGCATCGCCGCGTACGACATGGAGCTGGGCGACCACCTCAAGCAGAAGCGACTCAAGGACCCGGCGTTCCGGGCCAAGGCCAGGGCGGTCGGCCGCAAGATCCGCCGCCAGGTGCTGAAGGACTACGTGGTGCACCCGCTGCTCTCCGGCCCCTCGTTCCTGTCCACGCTCGCCGCCACGTTCACCGCGAACCTGCTGCGCAACGTGTGGAGCCACTCGGTGATCATGTGCGGGCACTTCCCGAACGGCGTGGAGACGTTCGAGAAGACCTCCATCGAGGGCGAGACGCGCGGCGAGTGGTACCTGCGGCAGATGCTCGGCTCGGCCAACATCAGCGGCCCCCGCCTGCTGCACCTCATGACCGGCAACCTGTCGTTCCAGATCGAGCACCACCTCTTCCCCGACCTGCCCAGCAACCGCTACCAGGAGATCGCCCCGCAGGTGCGGGCGCTGTTCGACCGGTACGGCCTGCGCTACACCACCGGCCCGCTGCCCAAGCAGGTCGCCTCCGCCTGGTGGAAGGTCATCCGGCTGTCGCTGCCCAACCGGCGCGACCGTCGGCAGCCGGCCGCCCCGGGCCCGCTGGTCGCCTCCGGCGCCGTCTGA
- a CDS encoding ferredoxin reductase, producing the protein MTTTAHRRPQKVSFRDRLLRLAGTVTTPLLPDDYLDMVAPLRAGAPLRGRVVAVRPETRDAATLVIQPGRGWRGHQPGQYVRLGVDVDGVRQWRAYSVTSAPGAADGRISVTVKAIPDGKVSNHLVRRIRPGTIVQLDQAQGDFVLPAAVPERVLFLTAGSGVTPVMGMLRSGLLERADVVLVHSAPTRDDVIFGAELRALAERGTVRLVERHTDTSGLLDVAELDDLVPDHAQRHTWACGPVGLLDAAETHWAARAAAELLHTERFRPTVITPGEGGTVTFTGAGVTVEADGATTLLDAGENAGVLMPSGCRMGICFGCVVPLRQGAVRDLRNGDVTTAVPGDGVAIQTCVSAAAGTCDIDL; encoded by the coding sequence ATGACCACAACTGCCCACCGCCGCCCCCAGAAGGTCTCCTTCCGGGACAGGCTGCTGCGGCTGGCCGGCACGGTCACCACGCCGCTGCTCCCGGACGACTACCTCGACATGGTCGCGCCGCTGCGCGCGGGCGCGCCGCTGCGCGGGCGCGTCGTCGCCGTCCGCCCGGAGACGCGGGACGCGGCCACGCTGGTGATCCAACCTGGTCGGGGCTGGCGGGGCCACCAGCCCGGGCAGTACGTGCGACTCGGCGTCGACGTCGACGGGGTCCGGCAGTGGCGGGCGTACTCGGTCACCTCGGCGCCGGGCGCGGCCGACGGCCGGATCAGCGTCACGGTGAAGGCCATCCCCGACGGCAAGGTCAGCAACCACCTGGTCCGCCGGATCCGGCCGGGCACGATCGTCCAGCTCGACCAGGCCCAGGGCGACTTCGTGCTGCCCGCGGCCGTGCCCGAGCGGGTCCTGTTCCTCACCGCCGGCAGCGGCGTCACGCCGGTCATGGGCATGCTCCGGTCCGGGCTCCTGGAACGGGCCGACGTGGTGCTGGTGCACTCGGCACCCACCCGCGACGACGTCATCTTCGGCGCCGAACTGCGGGCGCTGGCCGAGCGCGGTACGGTACGGCTGGTCGAGCGGCACACCGACACCTCCGGCCTGCTCGACGTGGCCGAGCTGGACGACCTCGTACCCGATCACGCGCAGCGACACACCTGGGCCTGCGGCCCGGTCGGCCTGCTCGACGCGGCCGAGACGCACTGGGCGGCGCGCGCCGCCGCAGAACTGTTGCACACCGAGCGGTTCCGTCCCACGGTGATCACACCGGGCGAGGGCGGCACGGTGACCTTCACCGGGGCGGGGGTGACCGTCGAGGCCGACGGCGCCACCACCCTGCTCGACGCGGGGGAGAACGCGGGGGTGCTCATGCCCTCGGGCTGCCGGATGGGGATCTGCTTCGGCTGCGTCGTGCCGTTGCGCCAGGGCGCCGTACGCGACCTGCGCAACGGCGACGTCACCACGGCTGTGCCGGGTGACGGCGTCGCCATCCAGACCTGCGTGTCGGCGGCCGCCGGTACCTGCGACATTGATCTCTGA
- a CDS encoding PucR family transcriptional regulator, with translation MTQEAGTGQRAAHLDLDAGVAATLRERLPMVAERTVTAITAEVPDYSGALTGAMREKIENAVRIALGTFLQLIEGTQTADPSTPLAPALEAAYALGSGEARSGRSMDALLAAYRVGARVAWREVSTTTVRSGSAAETVAEFAELMFAYIDELSAASVAGHADELASAGRVRRRSLERLTQQLLAGEPEESLRASAERADWPLPQTLTVVLLPRRHLRAVLALLNPHTLESGEDLPGMSPAEELAVLLVPDAHGGRRRQLTRLLHGHRAVLGPARPWHRVAASYQRATRALALGLGEPDAGPVDTERHLATLLLSMDPEALADLRAQALAPLAALPPATAHRLAETLRSWLLHQGRRDDVAADLFVHPQTVRYRMGKLRELFGDRLHDPATVLDLTIALAVPAEQGGAPA, from the coding sequence ATGACGCAGGAGGCCGGGACGGGCCAGCGGGCAGCCCATCTCGATCTCGACGCCGGCGTGGCGGCGACGCTGCGCGAACGGCTGCCCATGGTCGCCGAGCGGACGGTCACCGCGATCACCGCCGAGGTTCCGGACTACTCGGGCGCGCTGACCGGGGCCATGCGGGAGAAGATCGAGAACGCGGTACGCATCGCGCTCGGCACGTTCCTCCAGCTCATCGAGGGTACCCAGACGGCCGACCCGAGCACGCCCCTGGCCCCCGCGCTGGAGGCCGCCTACGCGCTGGGCAGCGGCGAGGCCCGCTCGGGGCGGAGCATGGACGCGTTGCTGGCCGCGTACCGGGTGGGGGCCCGGGTGGCCTGGCGGGAGGTCTCCACCACCACGGTCCGCAGCGGGTCGGCCGCCGAGACGGTGGCCGAGTTCGCCGAGCTGATGTTCGCGTACATCGACGAGCTGTCGGCGGCCAGCGTGGCCGGGCACGCCGACGAGCTGGCCAGCGCCGGCCGGGTGCGCCGCCGCAGCCTGGAACGGCTCACCCAGCAGCTGCTCGCCGGGGAGCCGGAGGAGTCGCTACGGGCCAGCGCCGAACGGGCCGACTGGCCGCTGCCGCAGACCCTGACCGTGGTGCTGCTGCCCCGCCGGCACCTGCGCGCGGTGCTCGCCCTGCTCAACCCGCACACGCTGGAGAGCGGCGAGGACCTGCCCGGGATGAGTCCGGCCGAGGAGCTGGCGGTGCTGCTGGTGCCGGACGCGCACGGCGGCCGGCGGCGTCAGCTCACCCGACTGCTGCACGGGCACCGGGCGGTGCTCGGCCCGGCCCGGCCGTGGCACCGGGTCGCCGCGTCGTACCAGCGGGCCACCCGGGCGCTCGCGCTCGGCCTCGGCGAGCCGGACGCCGGGCCGGTCGACACCGAACGGCACCTGGCCACCCTGCTGCTCAGCATGGACCCGGAGGCCCTGGCCGACCTGCGCGCGCAGGCCCTCGCCCCGCTGGCCGCGCTGCCGCCGGCCACCGCGCACCGGCTCGCCGAGACGCTGCGGTCCTGGCTGCTGCACCAGGGGCGACGCGACGACGTGGCGGCGGACCTCTTCGTCCACCCGCAGACGGTCCGCTACCGGATGGGCAAGCTCCGGGAGCTGTTCGGCGACCGGCTGCACGACCCGGCCACCGTCCTCGACCTCACCATCGCGCTCGCCGTACCGGCGGAGCAGGGCGGGGCCCCCGCCTGA
- a CDS encoding Acg family FMN-binding oxidoreductase, with translation MNRSSTGVRQTPTVRVLEAAARQSLHAPSVFNTQPWRWRVTPDALELRADPDRQLAHTDPDARLLTLSCGAALHHARVSLTAAGWAVTVERMPDPGDPTLLARLRATGPANLDVPAGRLVDAIPRRRTDRRAYGDRPVPEPVLARLTDAVEAEGAHLHVVRPDQMPMLAVSTGRAADAELADPAYREELRRWTNRPADSGDGVPAATAVRPAPRRVPVRDYAPGGAAGLSPGADFDRGAAYLILFGERDEPAAWLRGGEALSALLLTATAEGLASAPLSDAIELAWPRRMMRDLLAGIGAPYLVVRVGWGPDTELPPAPRRTPADVIEVVAPPE, from the coding sequence ATGAACCGCTCATCGACAGGTGTCCGGCAGACCCCGACGGTACGGGTGCTGGAGGCGGCGGCCCGGCAGTCCCTGCACGCCCCCTCGGTCTTCAACACCCAGCCCTGGCGCTGGCGGGTCACCCCGGACGCGCTGGAGCTGCGCGCCGACCCGGACCGGCAGCTCGCCCACACCGACCCGGACGCCCGGCTGCTCACGCTGAGCTGCGGGGCGGCGCTGCACCACGCCCGCGTCTCGCTGACCGCCGCCGGGTGGGCGGTCACGGTGGAACGGATGCCCGACCCGGGTGACCCGACGCTGCTGGCCCGGCTGCGCGCCACCGGCCCGGCGAACCTGGACGTCCCGGCGGGACGGCTGGTCGACGCGATCCCGCGCCGGCGCACCGACCGCCGCGCGTACGGCGACCGCCCGGTGCCCGAACCGGTCCTGGCCCGCCTCACCGACGCGGTCGAGGCCGAGGGCGCGCACCTGCACGTGGTCCGGCCGGACCAGATGCCGATGCTGGCCGTCTCCACCGGACGGGCCGCCGACGCCGAGCTGGCCGACCCGGCGTACCGGGAGGAGCTGCGGCGCTGGACCAACCGGCCGGCGGACAGCGGCGACGGCGTGCCCGCCGCCACCGCCGTGCGACCCGCGCCGAGGCGGGTGCCGGTGCGCGACTACGCGCCCGGCGGAGCTGCCGGGCTGAGCCCGGGCGCGGACTTCGACCGCGGCGCGGCGTACCTGATCCTGTTCGGTGAGCGGGACGAGCCGGCGGCCTGGCTGCGCGGCGGCGAGGCGTTGTCGGCGCTGCTGCTCACCGCGACCGCCGAGGGGCTGGCCAGCGCGCCGCTCAGCGACGCGATCGAGCTGGCCTGGCCGCGCCGGATGATGCGTGACCTGCTCGCCGGAATCGGGGCACCCTACCTGGTGGTGCGGGTCGGCTGGGGGCCTGACACCGAGCTGCCGCCGGCGCCGCGCCGCACGCCGGCCGACGTCATCGAGGTGGTCGCGCCGCCGGAGTGA
- a CDS encoding serine/threonine protein kinase, whose protein sequence is MFAPDPADAFVVFGDQDSGCLSFGVRAAGRRWFVKQARTPQARVSLTRALGLHAAVRHPGIVRPELVRDGTDGPTLIYPWCAGTVLNHATVHGSDRAGLARFQRLPVTEARAALAVILDAHLAVGAAGYVAVDLYDGCFLYDFDAHRMRLIDLDEYRPGPFVLDSERLPGSRRYLSPEELTRGSLIDERTTVHALGRTLHHLLDTPSGWRGDDRAAAVVERATRADPDARYASVPDLVEAWRNT, encoded by the coding sequence GTGTTCGCACCGGATCCGGCCGACGCGTTCGTGGTCTTCGGCGACCAGGACTCCGGCTGTCTGTCCTTCGGCGTGCGGGCGGCGGGCCGGCGCTGGTTCGTCAAGCAGGCCCGGACGCCGCAGGCGCGGGTCTCGCTCACCCGGGCCCTCGGGCTGCACGCCGCCGTCCGGCACCCGGGCATCGTCCGGCCGGAGCTGGTGCGCGACGGCACCGACGGGCCCACTCTGATCTACCCGTGGTGCGCCGGCACCGTGCTCAACCACGCCACCGTGCACGGCTCGGACCGCGCCGGCCTGGCCCGCTTCCAGCGCCTCCCGGTCACCGAGGCGCGTGCGGCCCTGGCGGTGATCCTCGACGCCCACCTGGCCGTCGGCGCCGCCGGCTACGTCGCGGTCGACCTGTACGACGGCTGTTTCCTCTACGACTTCGACGCACACCGGATGCGGCTGATCGACCTGGACGAGTACCGGCCGGGCCCGTTCGTCCTGGACTCCGAGCGGTTGCCCGGGTCCCGCCGCTACCTCTCGCCGGAGGAGTTGACCCGGGGCTCCCTGATCGACGAGCGCACGACCGTCCACGCGTTGGGCCGTACGCTGCACCACCTGCTCGACACGCCGTCGGGCTGGCGGGGCGACGACCGCGCCGCGGCGGTCGTGGAGCGGGCCACCCGGGCCGATCCGGATGCGCGGTACGCGTCCGTGCCGGACCTGGTCGAGGCCTGGCGGAACACCTGA
- a CDS encoding alpha/beta fold hydrolase has translation MTTGTHTLAVPGADLVYDVRGPLPPADGRPVLLMIGQPMTAEGFDALAGHFTDRTVVTYDPRGLGRSVRTDGRSDHTPQQQAADLHLLVEALGAGPVEIFASSGGAVTALELVATHPDDVVTLVAHEPPINAVLPDAAGAERARARFHEAYRAGGNGAGMADFIAMTSWQGEFTDAYFAQPSPDPAAFGLSTEDDGSRDDPLLSQNSWAVTDYRPDAGRLGAASTRIVVAVGEESAGTYTARTAAGTAALLAQQATVFPSHHGGFLDGRFGYGGKPEEFAARLREVLAGG, from the coding sequence ATGACGACAGGGACCCACACGCTCGCCGTGCCCGGCGCCGACCTGGTCTACGACGTCCGTGGGCCGCTGCCGCCGGCCGACGGCCGCCCGGTGCTGCTCATGATCGGCCAGCCGATGACGGCGGAGGGCTTCGACGCGCTCGCCGGGCACTTCACCGACCGCACCGTGGTCACCTACGACCCGCGTGGCCTGGGTCGCAGCGTGCGCACCGACGGCCGGTCCGACCACACCCCGCAGCAGCAGGCCGCCGACCTGCACCTGTTGGTCGAGGCGCTCGGCGCCGGGCCGGTCGAGATCTTCGCCAGCAGCGGCGGCGCGGTCACCGCCCTCGAGCTGGTCGCCACCCACCCCGACGACGTCGTCACGCTGGTGGCGCACGAGCCGCCGATCAACGCGGTGCTCCCCGACGCGGCAGGGGCCGAGCGGGCGCGCGCCCGCTTCCACGAGGCGTACCGGGCCGGGGGCAACGGCGCGGGCATGGCCGACTTCATCGCGATGACGTCCTGGCAGGGCGAGTTCACCGACGCCTACTTCGCGCAGCCGTCGCCCGACCCGGCCGCGTTCGGCCTGTCGACGGAGGACGACGGCAGCCGCGACGATCCGCTGCTGTCGCAGAACTCCTGGGCGGTCACCGACTACCGGCCCGACGCGGGCCGGCTCGGCGCGGCGTCGACCCGCATCGTGGTCGCCGTCGGGGAGGAGTCGGCCGGCACCTACACCGCGCGCACCGCGGCGGGCACCGCCGCACTGCTCGCGCAGCAGGCGACGGTCTTCCCGAGCCACCACGGCGGCTTCCTCGACGGCCGGTTCGGTTACGGCGGCAAGCCGGAGGAGTTCGCCGCCCGTCTCCGCGAGGTCCTGGCCGGCGGCTAG
- a CDS encoding N-acetylglutaminylglutamine amidotransferase, with amino-acid sequence MCGISGEARFDGATPDAAAVTRMTEAMRSRGPDGEGLWSDGWVTLGHRRLTVIDLSEAGGQPMVREDLGLALVFNGCVYNYPELREELRAAGHTFHSTSDTEVILVAYAQWGERFVDHLVGMFAVALVDRRRRRLVLARDRLGIKPLYLAESPGRLRFASTLPALLAAGDVDTGIDRVALHHYLSWHSIVPAPRTILRGVRKLPPATVRVVESDGRSREHVYWRPEYRRDPAHAGMDARDWRAAVGDALRTAVRRRLVADVPVGVLLSGGLDSSMIVALLDGAGQHHLQTFSIGFDSRGDESGDEFHYSDLVARTFDTDHHRIRLADGDLGPAVRATVTAMTEPMGSHDVVAFHLLSEQVARHVKVAQSGQGADEVFAGYGYHHRLADAARADAAAEFTAAFFDRDHAELNRVVDPAYACDRDASGELVAAELAAPGAQTAVDAVLRLDTHLMLPDDPVKRVDSMSMAWGLEVRTPFLDQDLVTLAAACPPEHKLAQGGKGVLKDVAREVLPPEVIDRPKGYFPVPALRNVDGPVRELVVEALHAPEARRRGLFRRAYVDELLTEPDRAQAAAGSNKLWQLGLLELWLQSQGVS; translated from the coding sequence ATGTGCGGGATCAGCGGCGAGGCCCGCTTCGACGGCGCCACCCCCGACGCGGCCGCGGTGACCCGGATGACCGAGGCCATGCGCTCGCGCGGCCCGGACGGTGAAGGACTCTGGAGCGACGGCTGGGTGACCCTCGGGCACCGCCGGCTGACCGTCATCGACCTGTCCGAGGCCGGCGGCCAACCCATGGTCCGGGAGGACCTCGGCCTGGCCCTGGTCTTCAACGGCTGCGTCTACAACTACCCGGAACTGCGCGAGGAGCTGCGGGCGGCCGGGCACACGTTCCACAGCACCAGCGACACCGAGGTGATCCTGGTGGCGTACGCGCAGTGGGGTGAGCGGTTCGTCGACCACCTGGTCGGGATGTTCGCGGTCGCGCTCGTCGACCGGCGGCGGCGCCGGCTGGTGCTGGCCCGGGACCGGCTGGGCATCAAGCCGCTCTACCTCGCCGAGTCACCCGGCCGGCTGCGTTTCGCCTCCACGCTGCCGGCGCTGCTCGCCGCCGGCGACGTGGACACCGGCATCGACCGGGTCGCGCTGCACCACTACCTGTCCTGGCACTCGATCGTGCCGGCGCCGCGCACGATCCTGCGCGGGGTGCGCAAACTGCCCCCGGCCACCGTCCGGGTGGTGGAGTCCGACGGGCGCAGCCGCGAGCACGTCTACTGGCGGCCCGAGTACCGGCGCGACCCGGCCCACGCCGGCATGGACGCCCGCGACTGGCGGGCCGCGGTCGGGGACGCGCTGCGCACCGCCGTACGCCGGCGGCTGGTCGCCGACGTGCCGGTCGGGGTGCTCCTCTCCGGCGGGCTCGACTCCAGCATGATCGTCGCGTTGCTCGACGGGGCCGGGCAGCACCACCTCCAGACGTTCAGCATCGGCTTCGACAGCCGGGGCGACGAGTCCGGCGACGAGTTCCACTACTCCGACCTGGTCGCCCGCACGTTCGACACCGACCACCACCGCATCCGGCTCGCCGACGGCGACCTCGGCCCGGCCGTACGGGCCACCGTGACGGCGATGACCGAACCGATGGGCAGCCACGACGTGGTGGCGTTCCACCTGCTCTCCGAGCAGGTCGCCCGGCACGTGAAGGTGGCACAGTCCGGGCAGGGCGCCGACGAGGTCTTCGCCGGCTACGGCTACCACCACCGGCTCGCCGACGCGGCCCGGGCGGACGCGGCCGCCGAGTTCACCGCCGCGTTCTTCGACCGGGACCACGCCGAGCTGAACCGGGTGGTCGACCCGGCGTACGCCTGCGACCGGGACGCCAGCGGCGAGCTGGTCGCCGCGGAGCTGGCCGCGCCCGGCGCGCAGACCGCGGTGGACGCGGTGCTGCGCCTGGACACCCACCTGATGCTTCCGGACGACCCGGTGAAGCGGGTGGACAGCATGAGCATGGCCTGGGGGCTGGAGGTGCGCACCCCGTTCCTCGACCAGGACCTGGTGACGTTGGCCGCGGCCTGTCCACCCGAGCACAAGCTGGCCCAGGGCGGCAAGGGGGTGCTCAAGGACGTGGCCCGCGAGGTGCTGCCGCCCGAGGTGATCGACCGGCCCAAGGGCTACTTCCCGGTGCCGGCGCTGCGCAACGTCGACGGTCCCGTGCGAGAGTTGGTGGTCGAGGCCCTGCACGCGCCCGAGGCGCGCCGGCGTGGCCTGTTCCGCCGCGCGTACGTCGACGAGCTGCTCACCGAGCCGGACCGGGCCCAGGCCGCCGCCGGCAGCAACAAGCTGTGGCAACTTGGCCTGCTGGAACTGTGGTTGCAGTCCCAGGGCGTGAGCTGA